TATCCAAATTCGCTCTAACAAAGAACGATCCTACCTTATATGAATCAATCATAAGTTTATTGAAGAGGATTGCTAATGataaagatgatgaagtcAGAGACAGAGCTACGATTGCGCTAAAATTCATTGATTCTGCCAGAAATAAGCAGGACGTTATAGCACAAAATCTAATTGAATCcaaatattattatgatGTTCCATCATTAGAGTCCAAATTGAACGCTTATATTTCGTCCAACGCTGACTCATTTGCAACTGCATTTGACGTTAATCAAGTACGTAAGTTtactgaagatgaaatgaaGGcgataaatttgaagagaaaGCAAGAACAGattttcaatcaaaaatCAGATACAACTTTGGATGTCACACCAGAAGCGGACAGTgttgttcaagaaaaaagagcaGATGCCAACTCCTTTGCTGGTCCAAACTTGGATGACCACCAAGAAGATTTGTTAGCTACCAAGTACGCTGACGAATTGTTATCTATTGAACAAATCAAGCCATTTGGCCAATTAGTGAATAGTTCCAGGGCTATCTCGTTGACTGAGCCGGAAGCCGAATTCGTTGTACGTGGTATCAAACACCTCTTTAAAAATAATGTTGTCCTACAATTCAACATCACAAATACTTTGACAGATATTGCCTTAGACAACGTTGCTGTTGTTTGCACCCCAGAAATTTCCGATGAAGTTGAATTACAGGAATTATTTACTCTGCAAGTGGACAGATTGTTACCAGCGGAAGAGGCAGCTTGTTACGTTGCATTTAAAAAGTCCGATGAAATTGTAATGGAAGGTTTCTTAAACAACCTAACGTTCActacaaaagaaatcaatcCCGATACTAATGAACCGTTCGAAGGTGATGAAGGCTTCCAAGATGAGTATGAAATCGACtctattttcttgaatgcaGGTGATTATGTTAAGAGTTCTTTCACAGGTAACTTCTCTGCTacatttgatgaattgcCAGCTGAAGAGATTGCTGTCttcaatattcaagaagatcTATCCATACAAGAGGTTGTAGATAAGCTTATTCTAAACAGTAGTTGCTTGCCAGTGGAAAGTACTCAATTTGCTCCAAGTGATTCAAACTCTCATACCTTGAAATTATTTGGTAAGAGCGCTTTAACTGGTTCTAAAGTAGCACTACAAATTAAGATGGTCAAAAGTTCGAAAGGTCTTGCTTTGAAAGTTCAAGGTAAAGGTGAAGACAGCTTATTATGCTCTGATCTGGTGAACAGCTTAATGCAGTAGTTGTCGAACTTTCATTTCAAGTATTCCCTCCCTTCATTCTTCTGTCATTATCGGTAGTGTTTCCTCAAGAATTGTATCAGCTTTACGAAGCATACTCAAATGAAGGGCTCAAGAGCAAGAACAATAACAAATTAAAAAACAACGGATAGAATAGGACGGATCATCACCCACACGAAGAATAATTTATATAGTCTTTGTATAAACagaatttttaaaaaaatacgatAGTAATTTTTACAAGATTAAACGAGGCAACAAcgcaggaaaaaaaaaccatgCTTATTATGCTGAAAAAGGGAAACAACAAGCAAGGTTGGTAAGATAAAATTTGGAGGGATACTAGTGCTCAGGAGGTCGCGTTGTAAATTTTACATATTCTACCAGGAAGACCGCTGCTCTTCGATGAACATGGATGCTGAAGAATTAGAATTGAAAGGgcaactgaaaaatttgaaacaGCAAGAATTGCTTAGAAGAAAGCAGTCAAAAGAGAATAACACTCGAAAAAGAGAAGtagaatataaaaatagtTCGAAAAGTTCTTCAGTGTATATTTCGGGCCTTCCCACGGACAGGATAACGAAGGATGAACTTACGAAGCAGTTTTCCAAGTATGGAAAGATAAGAATTAATCGAGATGAGGAACCACTTTGTAAGTTATACGTGAATGATGAAGGTGTTCCCAAAGGAGATGCTTTGATTATCTATtctaaagaagaaagtgtTACATTAGCAGTCGATATGATGGAcgaatcaatttttttaggGAACAAGATCAGAGTAGAAAAAGCCCAGTTTGAAGACAGAGGCAGTGAGAATATggacaagaaagaaagtaGTTTAAAGGAGCTGGATGAATGCGAACCGCCAACAAAAAAGccaaaacaaacaaatttCTCAAGGGCGGAGGATGTTATAGATTataatgacgatgaaaGCCTGGCGAAAGCTGATCGAACTGTGGTGTTTGCCAATGTATTCAATATATACAAAGAATACACGCCTGATGACATCACTGATATCCAAGATGATCTTTTAGGTGGTTGTGAAGAGATAGGTCAGGTAGACGGTCTTTCGGTATCTCCGAGTAAAGGAGAAGCGActgttcttttcaaaaaaagtaaagatGCACTAAGGTGTTGCAAAATCATGACTGGACGTTATTTTGATGGCCAAAAACTGCTTGTATTCATAATAGGTGACGAGAATGCTCCAGAAACAAATGACGAGAATGAGGAGAGCGATGTCGAGGATGATCTCATATAGATTCAGAGTGAATagttttttatatttatacTCTCTCTAGGGTAAGTAGTCGAGTATAGTGTAATGAATAGAAGAGTAAAAACTGTTAAACCATCACGATATAGCATGTGTAGTACGAAAGCGTTGCTCTTCTAAGACATTAACgcatttgaaagaaaaaaatgagcgGTACGAGAATCGAACCCGTGTCCCCACCTTGGAAGGGTGGGATGATAACCACTACACTAACCGCCCGTGTTGCTTGAGATGTTTGTCTTACATTAACGTTGATAGCCAAATTAAGAACTACTAATCTTAAACCTTTGAAATGGTACTGACGCTGCGAGTAAATTGGGCCGTCAATGGTAGCAGAGGTAATAGGCACATTGGCGGTTCAGAAACACCTATTAGCATGCATCGACACGGTCACCAGAGTCGGAAATCATATGTCGAGACATGGTCGACAATAGTCGCCGTGACGTTGCCGTGACTGAAAGCAACCATGAGTCCGAGCCGTGTCCGCCATGTATAGTCAGAGAAGAACAGCCCTCTGTATCACGTAAATTCATGACCGTACGCGGAAGTGATAATTACACTCCGCCGCGCACAGCAGTTGGTGCGCCATTAACTGCCCTCCGGAGCTTGCAGTGAAATTTATCGAACACTGAAACAACAACTGTTTCAATCAGGCCTAGGATAGAATAGGCCATAATGTGCTGATAATTTTTGCATAATGTTCATTAGTTGTGTTTAGAATTGAGTGGCCCGGAACTTATTTCCGTGAACGCGGTGCTGCCAATTGACTCTCAGTGTATTtacttcatcaaaaataGTAAAGCAGCTTCTGATTCTACATTGTTGCTCCTCCATATCTTATGAGCCTTGCCCAGTTGTGGTTCTATGACTGTTAAACCAAACTACAAATCAACCAACTGTCTATAGCTGTGGATCTTAGCTTGTTTAAAATATAGCCAGTAGTTGCTACCGTTACAGTGGTTAGCATTTCAGGATGAAATGGTCACTAATatctcaaaaaatttcagtcAATTTTCACCACAACAGAAAACGCAGTGTAAGTTTGAGTACTGACCAGTACACTTTTGCGAATTACAAAACCAACACaaatcttcctcttttcatTTAGTTATGTCTCCTGCATTTGAAATGCCATCACCATCGTATCTTTTACTTTTCTGCGTTTATCTTCTTGGGCGAAAGTAAATTTTAAGCGAATGGTCACTTACTTCAGTGTCTTTTGTACCAGGACCGCATAAAACGAAAAGAGCCCTCTCAAAGAGTGCTGACTGTGGCACAAATCATGTATATGTAACGGCGGAGTAGACCACTACGGCCTcaatcatcttctttgtcTTACTAAGATCGTCAATGGTCAATCGCATCATCTTTTTGCTCGGCCGAAACTCGAGGTTACAGAAAGTGAACGCAATAGATACTTCTGAAGCTATTGAGAATTCATAGAAAACTGTAAAAAAGGGCGTCGAGCGTTGAGGAATAGTATCAGTACCGCAGTTGTTCGTCAAAGTgataaacaagaaagattCCTGGACATGATGTTGACAGACACAGCGGTCAAGAATGTTCTTTTCCGAGGTCTATTTAAATCGCCAGTGTTGGGTTTTCAACACTGTCGCTATGTCTCTATCTTGGGACAATTGAAGCCATCAGGTGGTTCTACAAAGTCTTTCAAAAGACTTGGCCGTGGTCCGTCTAGTGGTTTGGGTAAGACATCTGGGCGTGGTCAAAAGGGTCAAAAGGCACGTGGTAAAGTGAAATCGTGGTTTGAAGGTGGTCAAACCCCGATTTATAAGCTATTCCCTAAAATTGGGTTCACGAATCCGAATACCAGACCTTTAAAGGAACTAAACTTGGAACGTATCCAATGGTTTCATGATAAGAATAGGCTGGACCTACAACCGGGTGAGGTTTTAGATATGAAtaagatgaaaaaacttGGCTTGGTCACTGGTCCTATAAAAAATGGTGTTAAAATTCTGGCTAGTGGGAAGTTCCTCTACAATCTACCGATCACTATTGAGGCTTCGAGGGCATCCGCAAAGGCTATTGATGCCATTGAAAAAGCTGGAGGTAAGTTTACGGCACGTTATTACACACCACTGAGTTTAAGAGCACATCTCAATCCCCAGTGGTTTTTagagaaaagaggaagattaCCCCTGCAGCCAAGACCTATTAAAAGAAGGGACATTGATTTTTATAgtaaagaggaaaaacgAGGCTATTTGGTAATGGAAAAGGACAAACTTTTGCAAGATATCAAGAATGCTCAAAAGAATGGTTCAAGACATTTCCTGAAACAGAACTTAAGAAAGAGCGCATTAGAACTGGAACTAGAAAAGCTGTCTCCAGAGCATGCTTCCGTGCCCGTCATATCTAGTTCTAAGGTCATGAATATCAAGGCTTTGAACCActagaaaaaaactatttatcctttttatATAGGTAATATTCTCACTTGTACATACccaaaaatattttgttttttttgaagattctCTTGACTTCtatatgattttttcccAGTAAATTGCTCATCAGATAACGATTGGGGCCAAGAAAACTGGGGAAATTTTTAATCTTAtcatatcttcttcagtaaTGATTGTATAAGCATTCGATATCGGAAAGAAGGCGCTTTTTAAAAAGCACatgaaacaaaatataGAAACAGCATATCTCCCCCAGTGAATATTGTAACAAGGGGAGGATCTCATGTAGTTAGGAATGCCGGTTTCAAAGGCATGTGATCGCAAACgtttttgtaaaaattaACATACTactcagaaaaaaaacgacCCCAGTGAGGGTTGAACTCACGATCTTGCGATTAACAGTCGCACGCCTTAACCAACTTGGCCATGGAGTCCCAAAAtctgtctttttttcctcagaCCGTTAACCATGTTCTGCAAATTCTGCAAATTATTACTCTCTTTACCCGGTTATCGTATCTTTAGTAGTATGTACTGGCCAGTAAAAttttgtgacatttgttgggattccatttttgataaggttaataatattatgtatatagaagatactagaagttctcc
The Saccharomyces kudriavzevii IFO 1802 strain IFO1802 genome assembly, chromosome: 14 DNA segment above includes these coding regions:
- the MRPL10 gene encoding mitochondrial 54S ribosomal protein uL15m (similar to Saccharomyces cerevisiae MRPL10 (YNL284C); ancestral locus Anc_3.77); amino-acid sequence: MMLTDTAVKNVLFRGLFKSPVLGFQHCRYVSILGQLKPSGGSTKSFKRLGRGPSSGLGKTSGRGQKGQKARGKVKSWFEGGQTPIYKLFPKIGFTNPNTRPLKELNLERIQWFHDKNRLDLQPGEVLDMNKMKKLGLVTGPIKNGVKILASGKFLYNLPITIEASRASAKAIDAIEKAGGKFTARYYTPLSLRAHLNPQWFLEKRGRLPLQPRPIKRRDIDFYSKEEKRGYLVMEKDKLLQDIKNAQKNGSRHFLKQNLRKSALELELEKLSPEHASVPVISSSKVMNIKALNH
- the CUS2 gene encoding U2 snRNP complex subunit CUS2 (similar to Saccharomyces cerevisiae CUS2 (YNL286W); ancestral locus Anc_3.74), coding for MDAEELELKGQLKNLKQQELLRRKQSKENNTRKREVEYKNSSKSSSVYISGLPTDRITKDELTKQFSKYGKIRINRDEEPLCKLYVNDEGVPKGDALIIYSKEESVTLAVDMMDESIFLGNKIRVEKAQFEDRGSENMDKKESSLKELDECEPPTKKPKQTNFSRAEDVIDYNDDESLAKADRTVVFANVFNIYKEYTPDDITDIQDDLLGGCEEIGQVDGLSVSPSKGEATVLFKKSKDALRCCKIMTGRYFDGQKLLVFIIGDENAPETNDENEESDVEDDLI